CGAATCCAGAACGGCACCGGTCGTGGTTACCTTCCTGAAGTTGTGGCGCGAGGTAAGTCTTTCATTATACCAGAAATTTGTTCCATCCCAGCCCAAGCCCTGCGATTCCCTTATTGTCGGGTAGTTAATCATGATGCTGTCCACAACATTCCCAAGTGTATCCATGGCTATAAGTTTGTTTTTCAAACCGGTTGTGGAACTTGATGTGGAAAGCCACAAATTCCCGTTTGCAAAAACGAGTCCATACGCACTGTTATAGTATGCTGTGGCGGGCAGGGGGATGGTTTTAATTAACGACTGGGCATTTAACCCAATGATCAAAAGGGAAAAAAGTACAAACAACTTTTTCATTTGATTCTCACTCTTTAGTTGTGTGAGTTAGTCGCGGGGATGCTCCTCGCACCATTTTTTTATGTAATCAGCTATCTCATGAGTCGGTGTTCCGGGTGTAAAAATCTCTCCCGTCCCGATCTTCTTCAATGCTTCCTTGTCACTCTCGGGGATTATTCCACCCCCGGTCAAAAGTACATCGTCTATCCCCTTTTCCTTCATCAAGCCAAGAACCTTAGGAAAAAGAGTCATATGCGCACCTGAAAGTATGCTCAGACCAATTACATCCACATCTTCCTGAAGTGCTGCTTCCACAATGGTTTCGGGAGTCTGTCGCAATCCGGTGTAGATTACTTCCATCCCTGCATCCCGGAGTGCAGCGGCAATTACTTTCGCTCCCCTGTCGTGGCCGTCAAGTCCCGCTTTGCCGACTAAAACTCTGATCTTCTTCTCCATTTAATCTCTCGTATTATTCTAAATGTTTTTTGATTTTTTCGGCATACGACTGCATTGTGATTACTTCATCATACTTTTTAAAATCGAGCCGTTTGAAAATATTATCGTCGTGAAATCTTGGTATTATGTGAAAGTGAAGATGAAATACTGTCTGCGTGGCAGCTTCCCCTGTGTTGCAAATTATATTGAACCCGTGAGCACCCGTGGCTTTTTCGACGGCAAGTGCGATCTTCTGAACCATTTCAAAGTAATAACCCATCATCTCCACGGGCATTTCCCTGAAATCTTTGTGATGCTCCACAGGCACCACCAAAGTATGTCCGTAGCTCAAAGGCCTGATATCGAGAAATGATACCACCCTGTCATCCCGGTATATCAGTCCCTCGTGATTATCATTTTTTATAATGTCGCAAAATATACAATTCATCGCAAATATAAAAACTCTTTAATTTTTTTAGGAAAATGATAACGCATAGGTTCTTGCCTTGTAGAGGTCTTCAGCCGTATCCACAGATATGCTTTCAATCTCGGTCTCCACTACCCTGATATCGTATCCGTTCTCAAGAATCCTCAATTGCTCCAGTTTCTCTGCATCTTCCAGTGACGACTGCGGAAGCCGTGTGTAATAAAGAAGGAATTCCTTCCGGTAAACATACAAGCCAATATGTTTATAAAACCTTCCCGAATCGAGCGCGGACTGAATTAAATCGCCCTCCCTCAAGTAAGGAATTGGTGACCGGGAAAAATAAATTGCGTTGCTGAAATTATCGAAAACAACCTTCACCACTGATGGATTGTTAAGATCATCCTGTGTGGTTATTTTTTTGACTAATGTGGAAACCTGAAGTTTTGGATCAACAAGGAGAGGCATAACGGCGTCATCAATTATACTCCCGGAAATAAATGGCTCATCCCCCTGAACATTTATAACTATCTCTGCATCGGGAAGCTGATTTGCAACATAAGCGATACGGTCAGACCCCGTCTGCATATCCTCAGGTGTCATCACAACCTCACCGCCAAAATTCTTTACCGCATCGTAAACTCTTTGGTCATCTGTAGCCACGATAATTCTCTCAACAAGTCTCGATTTCCTGACGCTTTTGTAAACCCACTCAATCATCGGTTTGTCAAGTATCTGAGCCAAAGGTTTCCCCGGAAGACGGGTGGAACCGTACCTTGCAGGGATGATTGCTGTTATTTTCATAAGGTTTCTTTATATTCTGTGCTTTTTGCCGTTCAATTAACGGAAAATTTGATTGTGCTTTTTACTTTGTGTTCCCGGAACTGATCACTTTTGGTACTGCAAAATGGTCACCCTCCCTTTGAGGCGCATTTTTAAAGGCTTTCTCATGATCTAATGAGGGTACAGTCTCATCAGTCCTGAGTGTGGGCTCACTCCCCTCAATCGGGTGGTAAAGCGGTTCAATATCAGAGAGATCAAGATCATTCAACTGGTCAACATACTCGATTATTTTGTTGAACTCCCGTGTAAACTGCTCAATTTCCTGCTCATCGAAACGAAGCATTGAAAGTTTTGCGATGTATTT
This region of Bacteroidota bacterium genomic DNA includes:
- a CDS encoding cobalamin B12-binding domain-containing protein — its product is MEKKIRVLVGKAGLDGHDRGAKVIAAALRDAGMEVIYTGLRQTPETIVEAALQEDVDVIGLSILSGAHMTLFPKVLGLMKEKGIDDVLLTGGGIIPESDKEALKKIGTGEIFTPGTPTHEIADYIKKWCEEHPRD
- a CDS encoding HIT family protein yields the protein MNCIFCDIIKNDNHEGLIYRDDRVVSFLDIRPLSYGHTLVVPVEHHKDFREMPVEMMGYYFEMVQKIALAVEKATGAHGFNIICNTGEAATQTVFHLHFHIIPRFHDDNIFKRLDFKKYDEVITMQSYAEKIKKHLE
- the kdsB gene encoding 3-deoxy-manno-octulosonate cytidylyltransferase, with protein sequence MKITAIIPARYGSTRLPGKPLAQILDKPMIEWVYKSVRKSRLVERIIVATDDQRVYDAVKNFGGEVVMTPEDMQTGSDRIAYVANQLPDAEIVINVQGDEPFISGSIIDDAVMPLLVDPKLQVSTLVKKITTQDDLNNPSVVKVVFDNFSNAIYFSRSPIPYLREGDLIQSALDSGRFYKHIGLYVYRKEFLLYYTRLPQSSLEDAEKLEQLRILENGYDIRVVETEIESISVDTAEDLYKARTYALSFS
- the gatC gene encoding Asp-tRNA(Asn)/Glu-tRNA(Gln) amidotransferase subunit GatC, coding for MSVTVDDVKYIAKLSMLRFDEQEIEQFTREFNKIIEYVDQLNDLDLSDIEPLYHPIEGSEPTLRTDETVPSLDHEKAFKNAPQREGDHFAVPKVISSGNTK